Proteins encoded in a region of the Streptomyces liliiviolaceus genome:
- a CDS encoding RICIN domain-containing protein, which translates to MPRTSALLTALALVASAAGAVAAAPPAPRAEQFAAALPTGWATVVNAGSGKCVDARGAGTADGTAVQQYACNSSQAQQWQLRDTSDGRVRVDNRADATKTWDVADVSVADGAAVQLWTYGGGTNQQWQPVADASGTTYHFVNRNSGKCLDVPSASTADGVQLQQWTCNGSAAQSFRVDPVDVQQPPGTPDLGPNVTVFDPSTPAATIQNSLNAAFAQQETNQFGTARKAFLFKPGTYDANANVGFYTQVAGLGLSPDDVTIRGAVHAEADWFQGNATQNFWRSAENLSVTPTSGTDRWAVSQAAPYRRMHLRGNLQLDDGGWSSGGYMADTKIDGQVRSGSQQQWLSRNTEWSSWTGSNWNMVFVGAQNAPANTFPSPPYTTVDRTPVSREKPFLYVDAAGAYKVFVPAVRTDSRGTTWAAGTPAGTSLPLSDFFVVKPGATAAQLNGALAQGKNLLVTPGVYHLNQTLKVTRPDTVVLGLGLATFIPDNGVTAMTVADVDGVKLAGILFDAGTTNSAQLLEMGPGGSSADHGANPSSLHDVFFRVGGAAVGKATTSLTVNSDDVIGDHLWIWRADHGNGVGWNTNTADTGLVVNGDDVTMYGLFVEHYQKHQTIWNGNGGRTYFYQNEMPYDPPDQAAWMNGSTQGYAAYKVANSVTSHQVYGFGSYCYFNVNPAVTAEHAIEAPNSASVRFRSMVTVSLGGTGTIRHVVNDRGGPSNSSTNVANLVSYP; encoded by the coding sequence GTGGCGTCGGCGGCGGGCGCCGTGGCGGCGGCCCCGCCCGCGCCACGGGCCGAACAGTTCGCCGCGGCCCTCCCCACCGGCTGGGCCACCGTCGTCAACGCGGGCAGCGGCAAGTGCGTCGACGCCCGGGGCGCCGGAACGGCCGACGGCACCGCCGTCCAGCAGTACGCGTGCAACAGCAGCCAGGCCCAGCAGTGGCAGCTGCGCGACACCTCCGACGGACGGGTACGGGTCGACAACCGCGCCGACGCCACCAAGACCTGGGACGTCGCCGACGTGTCGGTCGCCGACGGCGCGGCCGTGCAGCTGTGGACGTACGGCGGCGGGACGAACCAGCAGTGGCAGCCGGTCGCGGACGCGTCCGGGACGACCTATCACTTCGTGAACCGCAACAGCGGCAAGTGCCTCGACGTGCCGAGCGCGTCGACCGCCGACGGCGTCCAGCTCCAGCAGTGGACCTGCAACGGTTCCGCGGCCCAGTCCTTCCGCGTCGATCCCGTGGACGTCCAACAGCCGCCCGGCACACCGGACCTGGGCCCGAACGTCACCGTGTTCGACCCGTCCACCCCGGCCGCCACGATCCAGAACAGCCTGAACGCGGCCTTCGCCCAGCAGGAGACCAACCAGTTCGGCACGGCCCGCAAGGCCTTCCTCTTCAAGCCGGGCACCTACGACGCGAACGCCAACGTCGGCTTCTACACCCAGGTCGCGGGGCTCGGCCTCTCCCCCGACGACGTCACCATCCGGGGCGCGGTGCACGCCGAGGCCGACTGGTTCCAGGGCAACGCCACCCAGAACTTCTGGCGTTCGGCGGAGAACCTGTCGGTGACACCGACCTCGGGCACCGACCGCTGGGCCGTCTCGCAGGCGGCCCCGTACCGGCGGATGCATCTGCGCGGCAACCTCCAGCTCGACGACGGCGGCTGGTCGAGCGGCGGCTACATGGCCGACACGAAGATCGACGGGCAGGTCAGGTCGGGCTCGCAGCAGCAGTGGCTGTCACGGAACACCGAGTGGTCGAGCTGGACGGGCTCCAACTGGAACATGGTCTTCGTCGGCGCGCAGAACGCCCCCGCGAACACCTTCCCCAGCCCCCCGTACACCACGGTCGACCGCACGCCCGTCTCCCGCGAGAAGCCCTTCCTGTACGTCGACGCGGCCGGCGCCTACAAGGTGTTCGTCCCCGCCGTGCGCACCGACTCGCGCGGCACCACCTGGGCGGCCGGCACCCCGGCGGGCACCTCGCTGCCCCTGTCGGACTTCTTCGTCGTCAAGCCCGGCGCGACCGCGGCACAACTGAACGGCGCCCTCGCGCAGGGCAAGAACCTGCTGGTCACCCCCGGCGTCTACCACTTGAACCAGACCCTGAAGGTGACCCGCCCCGACACCGTCGTACTGGGTCTCGGCCTCGCCACCTTCATCCCGGACAACGGTGTGACGGCCATGACGGTCGCGGACGTGGACGGCGTCAAGCTCGCCGGGATCCTCTTCGACGCGGGCACCACCAACTCGGCGCAGCTCCTGGAGATGGGCCCGGGCGGCTCGTCCGCCGACCACGGCGCGAACCCCAGCTCCCTGCACGACGTGTTCTTCCGGGTCGGCGGCGCGGCCGTCGGCAAGGCCACCACCAGTCTCACGGTCAACAGCGACGACGTCATCGGCGACCATCTGTGGATCTGGCGCGCGGACCACGGCAACGGCGTCGGCTGGAACACCAACACCGCCGACACGGGGCTCGTGGTCAACGGCGACGACGTCACCATGTACGGCCTGTTCGTCGAGCACTACCAGAAGCACCAGACGATCTGGAACGGCAACGGCGGGCGCACGTACTTCTACCAGAACGAGATGCCCTACGACCCGCCCGACCAGGCGGCCTGGATGAACGGCTCCACACAGGGCTACGCCGCCTACAAGGTCGCCAACTCCGTGACCAGCCATCAGGTGTACGGCTTCGGCAGCTACTGCTACTTCAACGTGAACCCGGCCGTCACCGCCGAACACGCCATCGAGGCACCGAACTCGGCGAGCGTGCGCTTCCGCAGCATGGTGACGGTCTCGCTCGGCGGCACCGGCACGATCCGCCACGTCGTCAACGACCGCGGCGGCCCGTCCAACTCCTCGACCAACGTCGCCAACCTCGTCAGTTACCCGTGA
- a CDS encoding AMP-dependent synthetase/ligase, whose protein sequence is MHPLEVSRQASPLMQGGLADSLFETAERDPFLPQLARRSDTSPAAWSQVTAIELRDQVLDVARGFIAAGIFPGHRVAVMARTRYEWTVLSYALWTVGAEIVPIYPTSSHEQVAWILKDAGCVAVVVEDEQGIMTVGSVCATLPALRHVWQLDAGALADLAEAGLSVPVTTVESMRRIVLPDSTAVIAYTSGTTGHPKGCALSHSSLASPCDTLLAGWGHTAAPPGQQPAVLAFLPFSHVYGLMIQGLCMRGGILMGHEPDLRAETLAEALLSFRPTYLYAVPYVFEKLYKNFLRKAEETGKSALFERAVRTAQDFAAATERQRLGTGPGPGLDLRLQHAVYDKTVYRKLRAALGGRVCGAVSGGSPLNRELALFYSGIGIFVHDGYGLTETSGGITAQPVGREKFGTVGQPLPDTELHVADDGEILVRGPSVFQGYVNDEEGNRAALHNGWLATGDIGQLDHEGYLSITGRKKDIVITSGGKSVAPAALEERLRVHPLVHQAVVVGDNRPCVGALITLDPEYLAHWRSIHAVPGDAHDRELREEHALREEINRAVGAANSTVSRSESIRVYRVLPEAFDLANGLLTPSMKLRRDAIAERYAAEIEAMYQSSSRTPRALPPAPTTDPFSWDETDNVFG, encoded by the coding sequence ATGCACCCCTTGGAAGTATCCAGACAGGCCTCGCCCCTGATGCAGGGCGGGCTCGCGGACAGTCTCTTCGAGACAGCCGAACGCGATCCCTTCCTGCCGCAACTGGCACGCCGCTCCGACACCTCTCCCGCAGCCTGGTCGCAGGTCACCGCGATCGAGCTGCGGGACCAGGTGCTCGACGTGGCACGGGGGTTCATCGCGGCCGGGATCTTCCCGGGCCACCGCGTGGCCGTCATGGCACGCACCCGCTACGAGTGGACCGTTCTCAGCTACGCCCTGTGGACGGTGGGCGCCGAGATCGTCCCGATCTATCCGACCTCCTCGCACGAGCAGGTCGCGTGGATCCTCAAGGACGCGGGCTGCGTCGCCGTGGTGGTGGAGGACGAGCAGGGCATCATGACGGTCGGCTCGGTGTGCGCCACACTGCCGGCCCTGCGGCACGTCTGGCAGCTCGACGCCGGGGCGCTGGCGGACCTGGCCGAGGCGGGCCTGTCGGTGCCGGTCACCACCGTCGAGTCGATGCGCAGGATCGTGCTGCCGGACTCGACGGCCGTCATCGCCTACACCTCGGGCACGACGGGACACCCCAAGGGCTGCGCGCTGAGCCACAGCAGCCTGGCGAGCCCCTGCGACACCCTGCTGGCAGGGTGGGGACACACCGCCGCGCCGCCCGGGCAGCAGCCCGCCGTCCTGGCCTTCCTGCCCTTCTCCCATGTGTACGGCCTCATGATCCAGGGGCTGTGCATGCGCGGCGGGATCCTCATGGGCCATGAGCCCGACCTGCGCGCGGAGACCCTGGCCGAGGCCCTGCTGTCGTTCCGGCCCACCTACCTCTACGCCGTCCCGTACGTCTTCGAGAAGCTGTACAAGAATTTCCTCCGCAAGGCCGAGGAGACGGGCAAGAGCGCCCTGTTCGAGCGTGCCGTGCGGACCGCGCAGGACTTCGCCGCGGCGACCGAGCGGCAGCGGCTGGGCACGGGGCCCGGCCCCGGCCTCGATCTGCGGCTGCAGCACGCCGTCTACGACAAGACGGTGTACCGCAAGCTGCGCGCGGCCCTGGGCGGCCGGGTGTGCGGGGCCGTCTCGGGCGGTTCGCCCCTCAACCGTGAACTGGCCCTGTTCTACTCGGGGATCGGGATCTTCGTCCACGACGGGTACGGGCTCACGGAGACGAGCGGCGGCATCACGGCCCAGCCCGTCGGCCGCGAGAAGTTCGGCACCGTGGGACAGCCGCTGCCCGACACGGAGCTCCATGTGGCCGACGACGGGGAGATCCTCGTCCGGGGGCCCTCGGTCTTCCAGGGCTATGTCAACGACGAGGAGGGCAACCGGGCCGCGCTCCACAACGGCTGGCTGGCCACCGGCGACATCGGACAGCTCGACCACGAGGGCTATCTGAGCATCACGGGCCGCAAGAAGGACATCGTCATCACGAGCGGCGGCAAGAGTGTCGCCCCCGCGGCTCTCGAAGAGCGTCTGCGGGTCCATCCGCTGGTCCACCAGGCGGTCGTCGTGGGTGACAACCGGCCCTGTGTGGGGGCCCTGATCACCCTCGATCCCGAGTACCTGGCCCACTGGCGCTCGATCCACGCCGTGCCGGGCGACGCCCACGACCGCGAACTGCGCGAGGAGCACGCCCTGCGGGAAGAGATCAACCGCGCTGTCGGCGCGGCCAACTCCACCGTGTCGCGCTCGGAGTCCATCCGGGTGTACCGGGTGCTGCCGGAGGCGTTCGACCTGGCCAACGGGCTGCTCACGCCGTCGATGAAGTTGCGCAGGGACGCCATCGCGGAGCGGTACGCGGCCGAGATCGAGGCGATGTACCAGTCGTCGTCGCGCACGCCCCGGGCCCTGCCGCCCGCGCCCACCACCGATCCCTTCAGCTGGGACGAGACGGACAACGTCTTCGGGTGA
- a CDS encoding glycosyl hydrolase — translation MNDHTAVPRTGLPRRTVLAAAAATAAAAGVIDWAAPGSASAATSAATAGATGSSSLRFAEPGRAVRPKFRWWWPDGLVQPDEIRREIDQIADAGFGGAEIAAVHHSVSDTSSLDTARHGWGTAAWVAGVEAALSQAARRGLTVDLTVGPSWPAAVPGITPDSDAAVKELAHGAATLAPGATFSGPVPKPVHEAASGVTAQRLLLVQAARVNTANSTRKETGLDLDSVRDLTSTVSGGSLDWTAPDDGTWVVISYWVRGSGQTPEAGPHTDPPAYVVDHFSAAGTRAVTDFWEKHILTKSVRRLLKVSGGALFEDSIELETDGLQWTPGLPDAFRDHTGRSLLPLLPALVLDNSNQVYAFEAAVTRQIRHDFWETVSTLFNKHHVTALRTWAHSLGLQLRSQPYGLQTDAIASAAVLDIPEGESLGFKNLDDYRCLAGGRDMAGNTVLSCEAGAYAGGAYSTTWQKFLRTMGGAYAAGVNQTVVHGFSYAEFPGVNWPGYAAFTPYKGVAGYGESWGPRHPTWKHVPDVAGYLGRVHQVLQTGRARADVAVFRQTGYTATGIGASWFTATGITLGWSHQFLSGPLLDLPSAVVRKGRLAPDGPAYKALFVEGDFFYGSTVTLALRDARALLRFSRAGLPIVLLGAWDTVVPPGVPDTGESDELRSVVKELLARPLVRTVTDKTLVGDALTALGVRPDVTYASASTLLNAHRVADGVDYYYLCNGKHAETVKPAVGAIDHEVTLHRTTAKAVPYLLDPWTGKAERVARYTEDGDSVTVRVTLQPAETLIVAIGRPGLFGDRNGSRPYAVASEAEEVRFTDAGLTVRATAAGTYRTSLSKGRAVSATLKDIPEPSELTSWKLRVQDWRPGASATRTFVVEHEVTLDALVPWSQIPELADVSGIGRYRTTFTLGRGWTGGHRARLELGSVTDTCRVTVNGHRLDPVDQIHPVVDLGDLLERGTNTIEVEVATPLANRLRISDPAVYGGLTRAAYGLLGPVRLVPYGEARIA, via the coding sequence ATGAACGACCACACCGCAGTTCCCCGGACGGGGCTCCCCCGCCGTACCGTCCTCGCCGCCGCGGCGGCCACGGCCGCCGCCGCCGGCGTCATCGACTGGGCGGCGCCCGGCAGCGCCTCGGCCGCGACCTCGGCCGCCACCGCGGGAGCCACCGGCTCCTCCTCCCTGCGTTTCGCCGAGCCGGGCCGCGCGGTGCGCCCGAAGTTCCGCTGGTGGTGGCCCGACGGCCTGGTGCAGCCGGACGAGATCAGACGGGAGATCGACCAGATCGCCGACGCGGGCTTCGGCGGCGCCGAGATAGCCGCCGTCCACCACAGCGTCAGCGACACCTCCTCGCTGGACACGGCCCGGCACGGCTGGGGAACCGCCGCCTGGGTCGCGGGAGTCGAGGCCGCGCTGAGCCAGGCCGCCCGGCGCGGACTGACCGTGGACCTCACCGTCGGGCCCAGCTGGCCCGCCGCCGTGCCCGGCATCACCCCCGACAGCGACGCGGCCGTCAAGGAACTCGCCCACGGAGCGGCCACCCTGGCCCCGGGCGCCACGTTCTCGGGACCCGTCCCGAAGCCCGTGCACGAGGCCGCCTCGGGTGTGACCGCGCAGCGGCTGCTCCTGGTGCAGGCGGCCCGGGTGAACACCGCGAACTCCACCCGCAAGGAGACCGGCCTCGACCTGGACTCGGTCCGCGACCTCACCTCCACCGTCAGCGGCGGCTCCCTGGACTGGACCGCGCCCGACGACGGCACCTGGGTCGTGATCTCGTACTGGGTGCGAGGCTCCGGCCAGACCCCGGAGGCCGGACCGCACACCGACCCGCCCGCCTACGTCGTCGACCACTTCAGCGCGGCCGGCACGCGCGCGGTGACCGACTTCTGGGAGAAGCACATCCTGACGAAGTCCGTCCGCCGTCTGCTGAAGGTGTCCGGCGGCGCGCTCTTCGAGGACTCCATCGAGCTGGAGACCGACGGACTGCAGTGGACACCGGGCCTGCCCGACGCGTTCCGCGACCACACCGGCCGCTCCCTGCTGCCGCTGCTGCCCGCCCTGGTCCTGGACAACAGCAACCAGGTGTACGCCTTCGAGGCCGCCGTCACCCGCCAGATCCGGCACGACTTCTGGGAGACGGTCTCCACCCTCTTCAACAAGCACCACGTCACGGCGCTGCGCACCTGGGCCCACTCGCTCGGACTCCAACTGCGGTCCCAGCCCTACGGGTTGCAGACCGACGCCATCGCCTCGGCCGCCGTCCTCGACATCCCCGAGGGCGAGTCGCTGGGCTTCAAGAACCTCGACGACTACCGCTGCCTGGCCGGCGGCCGTGACATGGCCGGCAACACGGTGCTCTCGTGCGAGGCCGGCGCGTACGCGGGCGGCGCGTACAGCACCACCTGGCAGAAGTTCCTGCGCACCATGGGCGGCGCCTATGCCGCCGGGGTCAACCAGACGGTCGTCCACGGCTTCTCCTACGCCGAGTTCCCCGGCGTCAACTGGCCGGGCTACGCGGCCTTCACCCCGTACAAGGGGGTGGCCGGGTACGGCGAGTCCTGGGGTCCCAGGCACCCCACCTGGAAGCACGTCCCGGACGTCGCCGGCTACCTCGGCCGGGTCCACCAGGTGCTGCAGACGGGCAGGGCCAGGGCGGACGTGGCGGTGTTCCGGCAGACCGGCTACACGGCCACCGGTATCGGCGCGTCCTGGTTCACCGCGACGGGCATCACCCTCGGCTGGAGCCACCAGTTCCTCAGCGGCCCGCTGCTCGACCTGCCCTCGGCCGTCGTGCGCAAGGGACGGCTCGCACCGGACGGCCCCGCGTACAAGGCCCTGTTCGTCGAGGGCGACTTCTTCTACGGGTCCACGGTGACGCTCGCCCTGCGCGACGCGCGCGCCCTGTTGCGGTTCAGCCGGGCCGGACTTCCGATCGTGCTGCTCGGCGCCTGGGACACGGTGGTGCCGCCCGGCGTCCCGGACACCGGCGAGAGCGACGAACTGCGCTCCGTGGTCAAGGAGTTGCTGGCCCGGCCGCTGGTCCGCACGGTCACCGACAAGACCCTGGTCGGCGACGCGCTCACCGCGCTCGGAGTGCGGCCCGACGTCACGTACGCGAGTGCCTCGACGCTTCTCAACGCCCACCGGGTGGCCGACGGTGTCGACTACTACTACCTGTGCAACGGCAAGCACGCCGAGACGGTCAAGCCGGCGGTCGGCGCGATCGACCACGAGGTCACTTTGCACCGCACCACGGCCAAGGCTGTGCCGTACCTGCTGGACCCGTGGACCGGGAAGGCGGAGCGCGTCGCCCGGTACACGGAGGACGGCGACTCGGTGACCGTGCGGGTCACGCTCCAGCCCGCGGAGACCCTGATCGTCGCCATCGGGAGGCCGGGGCTCTTCGGCGACCGCAACGGCTCCCGCCCGTACGCCGTCGCCAGCGAGGCCGAGGAGGTGCGCTTCACCGACGCCGGTCTCACCGTGCGGGCCACGGCCGCGGGCACGTACCGGACCTCGCTCTCCAAGGGGCGCGCCGTCAGTGCCACGCTGAAGGACATCCCGGAGCCGAGCGAGCTGACGTCGTGGAAGCTGCGTGTCCAGGACTGGCGTCCGGGTGCCTCGGCCACCCGGACGTTCGTCGTCGAGCACGAGGTGACGCTGGACGCGCTGGTGCCCTGGTCGCAGATCCCCGAACTGGCGGACGTCTCGGGCATCGGCCGCTACCGCACGACCTTCACCCTCGGCCGCGGTTGGACCGGCGGACACCGTGCGCGTCTGGAGCTGGGCTCGGTCACGGACACCTGCCGGGTGACGGTCAACGGCCATCGGCTCGACCCGGTCGATCAGATCCACCCCGTGGTGGACCTGGGCGACCTGCTGGAACGCGGCACGAACACCATCGAGGTCGAGGTGGCCACCCCGCTCGCCAACCGCCTGCGCATCAGCGACCCCGCGGTGTACGGCGGTCTGACCCGGGCGGCGTACGGCCTGCTGGGCCCGGTCCGGCTGGTCCCGTACGGGGAGGCGCGGATCGCCTGA
- a CDS encoding pep a2, translating to MKTVVPCYYHLDVEVSPERVDRVRRILAAHLRYWNLENLVEPVCHCAELLLRTIDAHATDKNTTLEMWWNGQHLITAIADIDGKSHPEAATRGWLAHVAALSDGWGCCATGSGGRIVWFSRRARAMERSPLVPTTPAPSLRESRHAPRELPVPAVAAPAPEEPLVGAATE from the coding sequence ATGAAGACCGTAGTCCCCTGCTACTACCACCTCGACGTGGAGGTCAGTCCGGAGCGGGTCGATCGGGTCAGGCGCATTCTGGCCGCCCACCTCCGGTACTGGAACCTGGAGAACCTCGTCGAGCCCGTCTGTCACTGCGCGGAGCTGCTCCTGCGGACGATCGACGCGCACGCGACGGACAAGAACACCACGCTGGAGATGTGGTGGAACGGCCAGCACCTCATCACCGCGATCGCTGACATCGACGGGAAGTCCCACCCGGAGGCCGCGACGCGGGGCTGGCTGGCGCACGTCGCCGCGCTGAGCGACGGCTGGGGGTGCTGTGCCACCGGCAGCGGCGGACGGATCGTCTGGTTCTCCCGCCGGGCCCGTGCCATGGAACGCTCCCCGCTGGTCCCGACCACCCCCGCGCCCAGCCTGCGCGAATCCCGGCACGCGCCCCGCGAGTTGCCGGTACCGGCCGTGGCGGCGCCGGCGCCCGAGGAGCCGCTGGTGGGCGCGGCGACCGAGTGA
- a CDS encoding DUF5133 domain-containing protein: protein MLLPAKDEVARLLELYRTWERMMLAAPADHGARGKFEDTGYTLCVLMGKRCAREAVHAAERYLSATSARRRERAGHSPPVSALPGHSGRLAVSPAT from the coding sequence ATGCTGCTGCCTGCCAAGGACGAGGTCGCCAGGCTGCTGGAGCTGTACCGGACCTGGGAACGCATGATGCTCGCGGCCCCCGCCGACCACGGCGCGCGAGGCAAGTTCGAGGACACGGGCTACACGCTCTGCGTCCTCATGGGCAAACGCTGCGCACGCGAGGCGGTGCACGCGGCCGAGCGCTATCTGTCGGCCACTTCGGCCCGGCGCCGCGAACGGGCCGGTCACAGCCCGCCTGTCAGTGCGCTTCCGGGGCATTCCGGCCGGCTCGCGGTGAGCCCCGCGACCTAG
- a CDS encoding alpha-1,4-glucan--maltose-1-phosphate maltosyltransferase, which yields MTENPAGGHLPPVGRTTGVRIGRVPVVDVRPAVDRGNRPAKAVVGETFQVSAVLFGEGHDVVAANVVLRGPDGRTGPWTPLRELAPGTDRWGADVTPTAVGEWTYWVEAWSDPVSGWRRSARIKIPAGIDVGLVLEEGAELYERAASGVPRDAGRAAVLAAADALRDDARPPSARLAAALTPDVDTALAAHPLRERITRSAPLPLSVERERALFGSWYEFFPRSEGAVVEPGKPPVSGTFKTAARRLPAIAGMGFDVVYLPPIHPIGTTFRKGPNNNLSAHREDVGVPWAIGSPEGGHDAIHPDLGTIDDFDDFVRTATSLQLEVALDFALQCSPDHPWVEKHPEWFQHRADGTIAYAENPPKKYQDIYPIAFDEDMPGLVEETLGILRFWMGHGVRIFRVDNPHTKPVMFWEEVIGEINRTDPDVIFLAEAFTRPAMMHTLGAIGFQQSYTYFTWRNTKEELTEYLTELSGDAAAHMRPNFFVNTPDILPEFLQHGGRPAFEIRAVLAATLSPTWGMYAGYELCENTAARAGTEDYLDSEKYQLRPRDWESAERAGTSLAPLIGSLNRIRREHPALRRLRNVHFHQADNDAVIAYSKRDGTDTVLVVVNLDPHHTQEATISLDMPRLGLDWHASLPVRDELSGEVYPWGRTNYVRLTPGHRAAHVLTVLRPSSPPTGGSPT from the coding sequence ATGACCGAGAACCCGGCCGGCGGCCACCTCCCCCCAGTCGGCCGCACGACCGGCGTTCGGATCGGCCGCGTCCCCGTCGTCGACGTCCGTCCGGCCGTCGACCGCGGCAACCGCCCCGCGAAGGCGGTGGTGGGCGAGACCTTCCAGGTCAGCGCCGTCCTGTTCGGTGAGGGCCACGACGTCGTCGCCGCGAACGTCGTCCTGCGCGGCCCCGACGGGCGCACCGGCCCGTGGACTCCGCTGCGGGAACTGGCCCCCGGTACGGACCGCTGGGGCGCCGACGTCACGCCCACGGCGGTGGGCGAGTGGACCTACTGGGTGGAGGCGTGGTCGGACCCGGTGTCCGGCTGGCGGCGGTCGGCCCGCATAAAGATCCCGGCGGGCATCGACGTGGGCCTGGTCCTGGAGGAGGGCGCCGAGTTGTACGAGCGGGCCGCTTCCGGGGTGCCGCGTGACGCCGGCCGAGCGGCGGTCCTGGCCGCCGCGGACGCCCTGCGCGACGATGCCCGGCCCCCGTCCGCCCGTCTCGCCGCCGCCCTGACCCCGGACGTGGACACGGCACTGGCCGCGCACCCCCTGCGGGAGCGGATCACACGGTCGGCCCCGCTCCCCCTGTCGGTGGAACGGGAGCGGGCGTTGTTCGGCTCCTGGTACGAGTTCTTCCCGCGCTCGGAGGGCGCGGTGGTCGAGCCCGGGAAACCGCCGGTCAGCGGTACGTTCAAGACGGCGGCCCGGCGGCTGCCCGCGATCGCCGGCATGGGTTTCGACGTCGTCTATCTGCCGCCGATCCACCCCATCGGGACGACCTTCCGCAAGGGACCCAACAACAACCTCTCGGCGCATCGCGAGGATGTCGGGGTGCCGTGGGCGATCGGCTCACCGGAGGGCGGGCACGACGCGATCCACCCGGATCTCGGCACGATCGACGACTTCGACGACTTCGTACGCACCGCCACCTCTCTCCAACTCGAAGTCGCCCTCGATTTCGCGCTCCAGTGCTCCCCCGACCATCCGTGGGTGGAGAAGCACCCGGAGTGGTTCCAGCACCGGGCGGACGGCACGATCGCCTACGCGGAGAACCCGCCGAAGAAGTACCAGGACATCTATCCGATCGCCTTCGACGAGGACATGCCGGGCCTGGTCGAGGAAACCCTCGGCATTCTGCGGTTCTGGATGGGGCACGGGGTGCGGATCTTCCGCGTGGACAATCCGCATACGAAGCCGGTCATGTTCTGGGAGGAGGTGATCGGGGAGATCAATCGCACCGATCCCGATGTGATCTTCCTGGCCGAGGCGTTCACCCGCCCGGCGATGATGCACACGCTCGGCGCGATCGGCTTCCAGCAGTCCTATACATATTTCACCTGGCGCAACACCAAAGAGGAACTGACCGAATACCTCACCGAACTCTCCGGTGACGCGGCCGCCCATATGCGGCCCAACTTCTTCGTCAACACCCCCGACATCCTCCCGGAGTTCCTTCAGCACGGCGGCCGGCCCGCTTTCGAGATCCGGGCCGTGCTGGCGGCGACTCTCTCGCCCACCTGGGGGATGTACGCGGGATACGAGCTGTGCGAGAACACCGCGGCGAGGGCAGGTACCGAGGACTATCTCGACTCGGAGAAATACCAGCTGCGACCGCGGGACTGGGAATCAGCCGAGCGGGCGGGCACGTCCCTCGCACCGCTCATCGGTTCGCTGAACAGGATCCGGCGGGAACACCCCGCGCTGCGCCGGCTCCGCAACGTCCACTTCCACCAGGCCGACAACGACGCCGTGATCGCGTACAGCAAGCGCGACGGCACGGACACGGTTCTGGTGGTCGTGAACCTCGACCCCCACCACACCCAGGAAGCCACCATCTCGTTGGACATGCCACGACTCGGCCTCGACTGGCACGCGTCGCTGCCGGTACGCGACGAGCTCTCCGGCGAGGTCTACCCCTGGGGCAGGACCAACTACGTACGCCTCACCCCCGGTCACCGGGCCGCGCACGTACTGACCGTCCTGCGACCGTCCTCACCGCCCACCGGAGGGTCACCCACATGA